One genomic region from Methanobrevibacter wolinii SH encodes:
- a CDS encoding sodium-dependent transporter — protein MNKNEDKNEWGSNLSFLLAMIGSAVGLGNIWRYPYVLYSNGGGAFYIPYIVAILIMGIPFLILEYSVGYNFKSSFPKAIRKINSKFEFLGWLIPVSVFLIMIYYSCILGWDGLYVIFSFFKSWGTNPNTYFTTTLLQSTSSTSGLSVFIPIIAIAILVGWLIVWYVSHRDLEKGLGRLSKILVPLLFGIMVLIVIFSLTLPGAGIGLKELFAPDWSLLLNFNIWMAAFGQIIFSLSLGMSIAFTYASYTKDDSDLVSNTLWVVIANCGFENFCALGVFSILGYMSLRSGVAVNQLVQQGTGLVFIAYPTVFNVLGNWAYILGPAFFFTVYIAGLTSILSTIEPLSFGIQNKFAWSRNKTMTVLCLIGAVVSMIYATGMGGTLLGFVDAYINQIAILIGVFFECIVFAWIFKCENVIPKLNKNSKSIKLGKWWIFIVKYLLPIVVAIVWVGGLFDTIKTGTFEELIVFVILTVILIGLTLMFTVLPSKNENWYKTKSRFSD, from the coding sequence ATGAATAAAAATGAGGATAAAAATGAATGGGGTAGTAATCTTTCATTTCTTTTAGCGATGATTGGTTCTGCTGTCGGTTTAGGAAATATTTGGAGATATCCTTATGTTCTTTACAGTAATGGTGGAGGAGCATTTTATATTCCATATATTGTTGCTATTCTAATTATGGGTATTCCATTTTTAATCTTAGAATATAGTGTAGGATATAATTTCAAATCTTCATTTCCTAAGGCAATACGTAAGATAAATAGTAAATTTGAATTTTTAGGTTGGCTTATTCCTGTTTCTGTATTTTTGATTATGATTTATTATTCATGTATTTTAGGATGGGATGGTTTATATGTAATTTTTAGTTTCTTTAAATCTTGGGGAACAAATCCTAATACTTATTTTACAACAACATTATTACAATCAACGAGTTCAACATCTGGTTTAAGTGTATTTATTCCTATAATTGCTATTGCAATATTAGTGGGTTGGCTTATTGTATGGTATGTTTCCCATAGGGATTTAGAAAAAGGTTTAGGGAGATTAAGTAAAATTCTTGTACCATTACTTTTTGGTATAATGGTACTTATTGTAATATTCTCTTTAACATTACCTGGAGCAGGTATTGGTTTAAAAGAATTATTTGCTCCTGATTGGAGTTTACTATTAAACTTTAATATTTGGATGGCTGCATTTGGACAAATTATTTTTTCACTTAGTTTAGGTATGAGTATTGCATTTACTTATGCAAGTTATACTAAAGATGATAGTGATCTTGTATCAAATACTCTATGGGTTGTAATTGCAAATTGTGGTTTTGAAAACTTCTGTGCATTAGGTGTATTTTCTATTTTAGGTTATATGTCTTTAAGAAGTGGTGTTGCAGTTAATCAATTAGTACAACAAGGTACTGGGCTTGTATTTATTGCATATCCTACTGTATTTAATGTACTTGGTAACTGGGCTTATATTTTAGGTCCTGCATTCTTCTTTACAGTATATATTGCAGGTTTAACAAGTATACTTTCTACTATTGAACCATTATCATTTGGTATTCAAAATAAATTTGCATGGAGTCGTAATAAAACAATGACTGTTTTATGTCTTATTGGTGCAGTTGTATCAATGATTTATGCTACTGGTATGGGTGGAACATTACTTGGATTTGTTGATGCCTATATTAATCAGATAGCTATTTTAATAGGTGTATTCTTTGAATGTATTGTATTTGCATGGATATTTAAATGTGAAAATGTCATACCAAAACTTAATAAGAATAGTAAAAGTATAAAATTAGGTAAATGGTGGATTTTCATTGTTAAATATCTTTTACCAATTGTAGTAGCTATTGTTTGGGTTGGTGGATTATTTGACACAATAAAAACAGGAACCTTTGAAGAATTAATTGTATTTGTTATATTAACTGTAATTTTAATTGGTTTAACTCTTATGTTCACTGTTTTACCTAGTAAAAACGAAAATTGGTATAAAACTAAATCTAGATTTAGTGATTAA
- a CDS encoding sulfite exporter TauE/SafE family protein, with protein MYENLIIILPIIGFLIGILVTTIGGGGGGLYTVILIMLGVDIQTAVATSLATVLPTTVVGAYNHNKQGNIDKEMGLVLGISGFIGTFIGIYISSLIPGNILKKAFGILFIILALVNLRNFINEFKSEEKIEKKTKVRIKGYKKIFIPLFGITGGILAGIFGLSGTPPIQLILLLLGYTATTIIGTTIFVLIFNSVGGIFGYGFLGRVNITLVLLLCSGTIIGAIIGPKIVEKTNEEILEIVIPIIIIGINMIFAIQMLL; from the coding sequence ATGTATGAAAATTTAATTATAATATTACCTATAATAGGTTTTTTAATAGGAATATTAGTTACAACTATAGGTGGAGGAGGTGGAGGATTATACACTGTAATATTGATTATGTTAGGTGTAGATATCCAAACTGCAGTTGCAACATCACTTGCAACAGTTTTACCTACAACTGTAGTTGGTGCATACAATCATAACAAACAAGGAAATATAGACAAGGAAATGGGTCTTGTTTTAGGTATAAGTGGATTTATAGGAACATTTATTGGGATTTATATATCTAGTTTAATACCAGGAAATATTCTTAAAAAGGCTTTTGGAATATTATTTATAATACTTGCACTTGTAAATTTAAGAAATTTTATAAATGAATTTAAATCTGAAGAAAAAATAGAGAAAAAAACAAAAGTAAGAATTAAAGGATATAAGAAAATATTTATACCACTTTTTGGAATAACTGGTGGAATACTTGCAGGTATTTTTGGTTTAAGTGGTACACCACCAATACAATTAATATTATTATTACTTGGATATACAGCAACAACTATAATTGGTACAACAATTTTTGTTTTAATATTTAATTCAGTTGGTGGAATTTTTGGTTATGGTTTTCTTGGAAGAGTAAATATTACACTTGTACTTTTATTATGTTCTGGTACTATTATTGGTGCAATAATTGGTCCTAAAATAGTTGAAAAAACTAATGAAGAAATACTTGAAATAGTTATACCTATTATAATTATAGGAATCAATATGATATTTGCTATTCAAATGTTATTATAA